Genomic segment of Candidatus Anoxymicrobium japonicum:
CTTGCAGTTACCCATAAGTCTCTGGTGGCGATGTTTCCGCGAGACGCGCGCCTTCGACAAGGTCAACGAGGCGGGAGAGGCCGCGCCATATGATCGTCGTCCCTGGCGGCGCATCGGATGAGCGATCGAGATAGCCCCCGAGTCGCGCGACCGCCCTGACATAGAAGTTCAGGTCGCGTGGCATTTTTCTTTTGCATTCTGGGGTCACGCGTTCGAGCAGGCTGCGCTCAGCGTTGGTGAAGACGGCATCAGGAGATGCTGTTGATACCTCTCGGCTGAGCATTGTCAGCCATGATACGCGCCAGGCCACGACGCAGCACATTGCGATACAGTTTGCCAGTCTGTCAGCCGTGGCCAAACGCAGCTCCTCGATCCGACACCCGATCTTCAGGGTCCGGAAAAAGGTCTCAATCTTCCAGCGCAACGCGTACCAATCGAGCTTGTGGACAGCTTCGGCATGGGTCGTGACCGGCAGGTTCGTGATCAGTTTCCAGAAGACGGGCGCTCTGCCTTCTGGTGGATTGAGTTCCTCAGCATGGATTACCTGAAGGTTTTGGTGCCGGTATTTCCGCTGTTTTCCTATCGGGGGGCGGACAGTCATCGTCGCGTGCTTGACAGACAGCATGGCGCAATGATCCTTGCCCTGCGCGTCCCGGAACCGGACTTCGTGGGTGCCACTGGATTGCACCTCAGCCATTACCTTGGCAATGGTTGTGCCGCCATCTTCTGCCAGACGGTCGACGCAGCTGCGCACGAGGAACCCTGTCCCAAGCTCCTCGGATAGGCAGTAGAGTTCGTAAATGTCGCTTTCCCGATCCCCGACATGCACGCAACGTTCTGGCACCCCGGTCAATTCGGTGGACAGGCGCAGATTGTCGAGCCAGCGCATGCTTTCCTTCTGTTCAATCGGTACTCGGGTCGGATTGATCTTGCGTTTGAGGGCGGCGGTTCCCTTGAACTTGCTGCGCGACCAGAATTTCGCCGCCGTCAGCCCGAGTGGCAAACCCTCTGGCGTGATGGCCAGGCTGGCATGCATCAAGAGCCCGCAGACCGCATGTTTCTGAAACCGTCCTTCCTTCAGCTTGCGTCCGGTCGATATCTTCGTGAACCCCACCTTCTCTGGAGCCGAACGCTTGAAGGAGAATTCTGTGGTATCCTGCAGGATCAGGATGGGACCATCAGTTGCTCGAATACGCAGGGCAGAAGCGGCAAAATGGCCCTCAAGAATCTTGTCTTCGCTGATATTGCCATTGGAAAAGAAGCGATAGGCGGCCTTGGTGTTCGACCAGTCCTGAAACGCCGTCGGCAGCGATTCTCCCGGTCGCTCTCCAAGAGCCTGGAGCATTGCTTCGAGCCGCCGGTTCAGTCGGACATCTCCCAGATCGCATCCAGCAGTTTCAGTTTTCACCCAAGTCTGTCCCATGTCTGCACCTCAATCATTTGGTGCCACATGACGAATCATGATCGGGTCATTTCGAGCAAGACCAAGACTGACAGGTGAATCAATTCGCCGCTCCACACTTATGGGTAACTGCAAGACGGCGGGGGCCGTCTGACTTCGGTTGCGATCCGATGATAAGTCCGACCTTATGTCCGATTTCATTCACCGCCCTCAAATCGAAGTTCTCTCCGCGGCCGATGGCGTTCGCCGTCGGCAATGGTCGGATGAGGACAAGCTGCGCATTGTCGAGGAAAGTTTTGTCGGCCACCGGCAAGTGTCGGCCACGGCGAGGCGGCATGGCATGTGCCGATCGCTGTTGACGATCTGG
This window contains:
- a CDS encoding IS4 family transposase, whose protein sequence is MGQTWVKTETAGCDLGDVRLNRRLEAMLQALGERPGESLPTAFQDWSNTKAAYRFFSNGNISEDKILEGHFAASALRIRATDGPILILQDTTEFSFKRSAPEKVGFTKISTGRKLKEGRFQKHAVCGLLMHASLAITPEGLPLGLTAAKFWSRSKFKGTAALKRKINPTRVPIEQKESMRWLDNLRLSTELTGVPERCVHVGDRESDIYELYCLSEELGTGFLVRSCVDRLAEDGGTTIAKVMAEVQSSGTHEVRFRDAQGKDHCAMLSVKHATMTVRPPIGKQRKYRHQNLQVIHAEELNPPEGRAPVFWKLITNLPVTTHAEAVHKLDWYALRWKIETFFRTLKIGCRIEELRLATADRLANCIAMCCVVAWRVSWLTMLSREVSTASPDAVFTNAERSLLERVTPECKRKMPRDLNFYVRAVARLGGYLDRSSDAPPGTTIIWRGLSRLVDLVEGARLAETSPPETYG